A region from the Streptomyces sp. 3214.6 genome encodes:
- a CDS encoding geranyl diphosphate 2-C-methyltransferase, with translation MTPDAMTETVQLPTQSIYQNRVADYWNAEENPVNLELGRIDDLYHHHYGIGAADWTVLDEPDPELRRERLTAELHRLEHAQAELLAARLGRLTPADRVFDAGCGRGGGSVVANLRHGCYADGVTISAKQAEFANEQARKRGIDDKVRYHHRNMLDTGLESGAYAASWNNESTMYVELDLLFAEHARLLRRGGRYVVITGCYNDAYGQASREVSLINAHYICDIHPRSAYFRALARNRLVPVHVEDLTEAAIPYWELRSQADHLVTGIEETFLTAYRNGSFQYLMIAADRI, from the coding sequence ATGACCCCCGACGCCATGACCGAGACCGTCCAGCTCCCGACCCAGTCGATCTACCAGAACCGTGTCGCGGACTACTGGAACGCCGAGGAGAACCCGGTCAATCTCGAACTCGGCAGGATCGACGACCTCTACCACCATCACTACGGCATCGGCGCGGCCGACTGGACCGTGCTCGACGAGCCCGACCCCGAACTGCGCCGCGAGCGGCTCACCGCCGAACTGCACCGGCTGGAGCACGCCCAGGCCGAACTGCTGGCCGCCCGGCTCGGCCGGCTGACCCCCGCCGACCGGGTCTTCGACGCCGGCTGCGGCCGCGGCGGCGGCAGCGTCGTGGCGAACCTGCGGCACGGCTGCTACGCGGACGGCGTCACCATCTCCGCGAAACAGGCCGAGTTCGCCAACGAGCAGGCCCGCAAGCGGGGCATCGACGACAAGGTGCGGTACCACCACCGCAACATGCTGGACACCGGCCTGGAGTCCGGCGCCTACGCGGCGTCCTGGAACAACGAGTCGACCATGTACGTAGAGCTGGACCTGCTGTTCGCCGAGCACGCCCGGCTGCTGCGCCGGGGCGGCCGCTACGTCGTCATCACCGGCTGCTACAACGACGCCTACGGGCAGGCCTCGCGCGAGGTGTCGCTCATCAACGCCCACTACATCTGCGACATCCACCCGCGCTCGGCCTACTTCCGGGCGCTGGCCCGCAACCGGCTGGTGCCGGTCCACGTGGAGGACCTCACCGAGGCGGCCATCCCCTACTGGGAGCTGCGCAGTCAGGCCGACCACCTGGTCACCGGCATCGAGGAGACGTTCCTCACCGCCTACCGCAACGGCAGCTTCCAGTATCTGATGATCGCGGCCGACCGGATCTGA
- a CDS encoding aminoglycoside phosphotransferase family protein, whose translation MCAAKMRPDEVDLDAPLVSRLVAAQFPRWAGLPVRRLASSGTENAMFRLGADKVVRLPRHPDAVESVAHEQRWLARLGPRLSVATPVPLEQGGPGEGFAWPWSVYGWLDGRNPVAGAVEQPEALAADLAAFVTALRGIEAQGGPPNGRGVPLAERDAPTRDALAQLDGRIDTVAVTALWEEALRAPGRTEPPVWTHGDLSPGNVLVEGGRLSAVIDFGGVGVGDPAVDLIVAWNLLPASVRGVFREAVGADDAEWARGRGWALSISLIQLPYYWETNPPLAENSRHVIREILAETRPADVSVAGS comes from the coding sequence ATGTGTGCTGCGAAGATGCGTCCGGACGAGGTCGACCTCGACGCCCCGCTGGTGAGCCGGCTCGTCGCCGCCCAGTTCCCGCGGTGGGCCGGGCTGCCCGTGCGGCGGCTGGCCTCCTCGGGGACGGAGAACGCGATGTTCCGGCTCGGCGCCGACAAGGTGGTGCGGCTGCCCCGGCATCCCGACGCCGTCGAGAGCGTGGCGCACGAGCAGCGCTGGCTGGCCCGGCTGGGGCCGAGGCTGTCCGTCGCCACGCCCGTGCCGCTGGAGCAGGGCGGGCCGGGTGAGGGGTTCGCCTGGCCCTGGTCGGTCTATGGCTGGCTGGACGGTCGTAATCCGGTGGCCGGAGCCGTCGAGCAGCCCGAGGCCCTGGCGGCGGACCTGGCGGCGTTCGTCACCGCCCTGCGTGGGATCGAGGCGCAGGGCGGTCCGCCCAACGGCCGGGGTGTGCCGCTGGCGGAGCGGGACGCCCCGACGCGCGACGCCCTCGCTCAACTGGACGGGCGGATCGACACCGTCGCGGTCACCGCCCTGTGGGAGGAGGCACTGCGGGCGCCGGGGCGCACGGAACCGCCCGTGTGGACCCACGGGGATCTCTCGCCCGGGAACGTGCTGGTCGAGGGCGGACGGCTGTCGGCTGTGATCGACTTCGGCGGCGTCGGGGTGGGCGACCCGGCCGTCGACCTGATCGTCGCCTGGAACCTGCTGCCCGCGTCGGTGCGCGGCGTCTTCCGGGAGGCCGTGGGAGCGGACGACGCGGAATGGGCGCGCGGGCGGGGCTGGGCGCTGTCGATCTCACTGATCCAGCTGCCGTACTACTGGGAGACCAATCCGCCGCTGGCGGAGAACTCCCGGCATGTGATCAGGGAGATCCTGGCCGAGACCCGGCCCGCCGACGTGTCCGTGGCCGGCTCCTAG